The DNA sequence CAGCGTGATCCGGTTTCACCCGCGTGCCTTCGTACAGCCGCTCATCGGGTGGCGGGCCCTCACCCGGTGTGCTGCCGCGCGCCGACCCTCTCGGGTGATCTACCCCGGCTCACCGGGGCACGGTCGCGGCGCAGGCCACATCATGTCGAGCGGACCCCGACCCGATCACGAAGAGGAGGCGCTCGTGCGCAGGCTGCTACCCGCACTGCTGGCGGTGCTGTCGATCACCTGGGCGACCGGCGCGGCGACCGCCGAACCGGACTTCGAGTACGTCGCGCTGGGCGACTCGTCCGCCGCGGGACCGCTCATCCCCCAGCAGGACGTGGAGGACCCGGGCTGCCTGCGGTCGACGCGCAACTGGCCGGCCGCGCTGGCCGGGCGCATCGGGGCCCGGCTCACCGACATGACGTGCTCCGGCGCCGTCACCGAGAACCTGGCCGAGCCCCAGGACACGATCCGCGGGACGCACGAGCCGCAGGCGGACGCGCTGAGCCCGTCGACCGACCTGGTGACGCTGACCATCGGCGGCAACGACGTCGGGTTCGTCGAGCTGGCGCGCGGCTGCGTCAACCTGCTGCCCGCGCCGGCGGGCACGTCGTGCCGCGACGAGCTCACCGCGAACGGGCGCGACGAGCTGGCCGAGCGGATCGACGCCTACGCCGCCGAGTTCGACGCCGCGCTGGACCTGATCTCGGCCCGCGCGCCCGAGGCGCGGATCGTCGTGGTCGGCTACGGCACTTACATCCGACCCGGCGGCTGCTACCCGGACCAGCCGATCTGGGGCCGTGACGCGGACTACCTGCAAGGCGGCCTGTACCGGCTGAACGAGGTGTTCGCCCGCGCGGCGGACGAGCACGGCGTGGAGTTCGTCGACATCGCGCCGCCCAGCGCGGGCCACGACGCGTGCGCACCGGCGCGGGACCGGTGGTTCGAGGGCGTGGCGGCGACCGGCCCGGTCGCGCCGCTGCACCCGAACGCGGACGGCATGGTCGCCATCGGCCGGATCGTCGCCGACCGGTTGTAGCGCCCGCCCCGAGGGACCAGGCCGCCGCCGAGCACCCGCTCGGCGGCGGCCTTCGCACGTCACGGGGTCGGGCGGGGATCGCGGGGTTTGTTCACACCCGGGCGCCAAGAACGTGTAGTAGATTAGACGTTCTGCGCACGACGGGCGCAGAGGTGTGCCCGCTAAGAACCGTCAGCCGCAATGCGAGACAGGCTGATAAACCACGCTATCCAGAAATGAGGCACGTTGTCAAGCCCCTCCGATGACCTCCGGCTCGCGGAAACCGAGTCGGAGCAGGAATACGTGTCGATGCTGTACGGCAGGCTGGACGACCTCCGCGAGCAGAGCTCGAAGCGCCTGGCCGGCGCGCTGCGGCAAACCGGCGGAACGCACCAGATGCGGTCCGAGCGGGACACCTCGGTGGCCATGTACTCCGACCAGTTGGCGCAGTACAGCGCGGTGGAGAACGGGTTGTGCTTCGGCCGGCTCGACTTCCACACCGACGAACGGTTCTACATCGGCCGGATCGGCTTGTTCGACGAGGACAAGGAGTACGAGCCGCTGCTGATGGACTGGCGCGCGCCCGCCGCCCGCCCGTTCTACCTGGCCACCGCCGCCGCGCCGGACGGCGTGCGCCGGCGCAGGCACCTGCGGACCAAGCAGCGCAAGGTCGTCGGCTTCGACGACGAGCTGCTCGACATCAACTCGGTGGACCCGAACCGGCCCTCCGAGGGGCTGACCGGCGAGGCCACCCTGCTGGCCGCGGTGAACGCGAGCCGCACCGGCCAGATGGGCGACATCGTCGCGACCATCCAGGCCGAGCAGGACAAGATCATCCGCACCGAGCTGAACGGCGTGGTCGTCGTGCAGGGCGGTCCGGGCACGGGCAAGACCGCGGTCGCCCTGCACCGCGCGGCCTACCTGCTCTACACGCACCGGCGGCAGCTCGCCAAGCGCGGCGTGCTGGTGGTCGGGCCGAACGCGACGTTCCTGCGCTACATCGGGCAGGTGCTGCCGTCGCTGGGCGAGACCGGCGTGCTGCTGTCGACCGTCGGCGAGCTGTTCCCCGGCCTCACCGCGGTGGGCCGCGAACCCGCCGAGGTGGCCGCGCTCAAGGGCCGCATCGCGATGGCCGACGTGGTGGCGCACGCGATCCGGGACCGGCAGGAGGCGCCGAGCCTGGTCGAGGTCCCGTTCGAGCAGGACGTGCTGCGGCTGGACCGGCGGGCGATCAGCGACGCCCGCGGCCGGGCGCGGCGGACCCGGCGGCCGCACAACGAGGCGCGGCGCGCGTTCCAGCGGGAGATCATCTCCACACTGGCCTCGCAGGCGGTGTCCCGGCTCGGCAGACACCTGCTCGACCAGGCCGACGTCGACGACATCCGGCGCGAGCTGCGCGAGGACCCGGCGGTGCAGGCCGCGATCGAGAAGCTGTGGCCGACGTTGACGCCGCAGCGGCTGCTGGAGGACCTGTTCGCGTCGCCGAAGCTCATCGCCAAGGCCGCGCCGAAGTTCACCCCCGCCGAGCGCGAACTGCTGGTCCGCCCGCGCGGTGCCGAGTGGACGCCCGCCGACGTGCCGCTGCTGGACGAGGCGGCCGAGCTGCTCGGCGAGGACGACACCGAGGCCAAGGCGCGGGCCGAGCGGCAGCGGCGGCAGGCGATCGACTACGCCCAGGGCGTGCTGGACATCCTCGACCTGGAGGACGACGCCGACCCGGACATCCTGATGGCGACCGACCTGGTGGACGCCTACCGGCTGGCCGAGCGGCACGGCGCGGAGCGCTACGAGACGGCGGCCGAGCGCGCGGCGGCGGACCGGACGTGGACGTTCGGGCACGTGATCGTGGACGAGGCGCAGGAGCTGTCGCCGATGGCGTGGCGGACGCTGATGCGCCGGTGCCCGTCCAAGTCGATGACCGTGGTCGGCGACATCGCGCAGACCGGCGACATCGCGGGCGCGTCGTCGTGGCACGAGGTGCTGTCGCCGTACGTGATGGACCGCTGGAAGCTCACCGAGCTGACGGTCAACTACCGGACGCCGTCGGAGATCATGGCCGTCGCGGCGGACGTGCTCGCGTCGGTCGACCCGGACCTGGTCCCGCCGACCTCGGTGCGGGACAGCGGTTTCCGACCGTGGAGCCTGCGGGTGCCGTCGGTGGCCGAGGCGCTGCCGTCGTTGGCGGGCAAGGAGGTCGCCGCGATCGGGGACGGCAAGCTGGCCGTGATCGTGCCCGCGGCGTCGGTGGCGTCGCTGCGCTCCACCGTCCCGGGCGCCTCCGACGACCTCGACGCGCAGGTGGTCGTGCTGGGCGTGACCGACGCGAAGGGCCTGGAGTTCGACTCGGTGCTGGTGGTCGACCCGGCGGGCATCCTCGCCGAGTCGCCGCGCGGCGCGAGCGACCTGTACGTGGCGCTGACCCGGGCCACGCAACGGCTCGGCGTCGTGCACACCGGCGACCTGCCGGAGGTGCTGGCGAGGTTGGCTACCGTGTGACCGGTGACCGGGATCGAGGCAGCGGCGGGACGCACCGCCGCCACCGCTGGATCGAAGCTGTTCGGCGCGGCTCGGCGGCACTGGGGCGCCAAGAAGACGCGTGACGACAGCCGGACCTTGACGGCGCGGCGTGTGGCCGACGACTTCCTGGCGTCACTGGACGGTCCGCAGGCCGAGTCGCTGCTGCGGTACCTGAGGTCACCGGACTTCGAGGAAGTCGCGCTGCAACTGACGTTGTGGCGGCTGCTCCGCGACCGGGAAGCCGAGAAGATCGAGCCGACCCTCCGCGAGGAGATCCGGCTCGGCCTTCGCCACGCGGCGGATCTACGCCCGGAGCAGTTGACCATCGGCGCCGACGTGGTGCTGGGGTCACTGCTCGTCGCTGTGCAAGAGGAGACCCGGGGCCTGCGCGCCGGTGACGTCGACACGACCACCGCCGCCGGTGTGGCACACCTCGTCGCGGCGGCGGCGAGCAACACCCAGTTGCTGGGCCGGACCGGGTCGTTGGCCGGTTTCCACCAGTTCGGGGAGCTGCTGCGGAGTCAGGTCGCGCAGGAGCACGCGGTGATCCGCATGCCGCACCTCGGCCTGCACCGGTCCGTGCCGTACTCGGAGCTGTACGTGCAGCCGTCGTTGCAAGGGCTGTCCGACCTGACCTCACCCGGTCGCCGGTCGGTGATCCTGGGTGATCCTGGCGCCGGGAAGTCGACCTTGGCGGCCAAGCTCGCCCGGGACATCGCGATTGGCGATGACGGCCGTGTACCGTTGATGCTGGTCCTGCGCAACTTCACCGCTTCGTTCCGCGAAGGTGGGCGAGGACTGGCCTGGTACCTGGCCAAGTCGTGCCAGGAGCCGTACAACGTCACTCCGCCCGAAGACGCCATCGAGTACCTGCTGGGCAACGGCCGTGCGGTCGTCATCCTCGACGGCGTTGACGAACTGGTCGAGCCGGAACTCCGTGAGCGCTTCGCGCGGCTGGTGGAGTCCTTCACCCGCCTCTACCCCCTGGTGCCCGTAGTGGTCACCGCTCGCAAGATCGGCTACACCGACGCCCCGCTCGACAGCGGGCTCTTCAGCACCGGCACCATCAAGCGGTTCGACGACGACCAGGTGAGGCGGTACGCCCGGAACTGGTTCGCGCTGAGCGAGACGGTGGCTGAACGCGAACGCCCGGCGATGGCGGACGCCTTCTTCCGCGAGAGCGAATCGGTCGGTGAGTTGCGAGCCAACCCCCTGCTGTTGGCACTGCTGTGCAACATGTACGCGCACGAGCACTACATCCCCAACAACCTGGCGCAGGTGTACGAGAAGTGCGCTGTGATGCTCTTCGAGCAGTGGGACCGTCGGCGCGGCTTGACGAGCATGCCCCGCTTCCAGGGCCGGTTGCGCAGCGCCGTCGGGTACCTGGCATGGCAGCAGTTCACCGCCGAGTCGTCCGGCGTCGGCTGGCCGCGCGGCCAGGTGGTCCGCATGTTGACGACGTTCCTGGAGCACAAGGAGTACCGGCCCGACGAGGCGGAAGAGGAGGCCGAGCGGTTCGTGGACTTCTGCTCGGGCCGCCCCTGGGTGCTGACCGACATCGGTGGCGGCGCCACCGAGGCTCGGTACGGCTTCGCACACCGGACCTTCATGGAGTACTTCGCCGCCGAGCATCTGGTGCGCACCCACCCGACGCCCGAGGAGCTGTGGTCGGTGCTGGCGCCGGAGGTCGTCGCGGGGCAGTGGGAAGTCGTCGCGCAGATCGCACTTCAACTGCTCGACCAGCATCGGGACGACGGCGCGAGCGAAGTCCTGCGATTGGTCGTCCAGAACGGCGACACGACCTTGCTCGACTTCGCCGCCCGAACGCTCGGTTACCTGGTCCCGACGCCGGGGGTGCTCCGCTCGCTGGTCGAGGCCCTGGTCCGTGCGGCGACCTCGATGCCGGTCGAGTCGCTGTTCTTGACTTGGCACGGCGAGACCCGACCAGGTCACGACACTCCACTGCTCGGCGCTGCGTACCACTGCTTGCCGGCCAACGAGGCAGTAGTGCACGACACGATCACGGCAGTGCTGCGGGAGCTGGCGAGCCAGGGCAACCAGGCGGCCGACGTGCTGTGGTACCGCCTGGGACTGGCTGCGGTGCCGATGGCGGAGTGGCCTTTCACCAGCGACGACGAGGATGCCGAGCCACTGCACCACGACCTCGGACGCGCCCTTTCCGAGTTCGGCCCGAAAGTCGCCTACATGCGACCAGCCGAGGTTCCACCGCTCGTCGAAACGGAACTCGACAAGTGGTGCTCGGTGGACCCCCAACTGTTCATCGACGCCGACCTGCCGTGGATTTCCGACAAGTGGTGGTGGTTCGACATGCCGCAGGACCCGGGCCCGGCGGACGACCCGGACCCGGAGGAGGATCTGGCGGAGGAGGTAGACCAGCTGTTCAGGTTCCTGGACCTCTGGGGACCGCACGGGGCTGAGCTGCTGCTCCAGCTTCCCGACCTCGAGACCTACGAGCAACGACCTGGCCTGTTCCACGTCGGTGACGTGCCACAGCTGATGTTCGACCTGGTGCACGGCCGGAAGCACCACCTCGCTCGACGCGATGCGCTGAGGACGTTGGAGGAGATGGGTGTGCCCGAAGAGGTGCGAGACTTCCTCGACCGGTGGATGCGTCGAGAGTTCAACGTCATCGGGTGAGGGCGTAGCCGAGGGCGGCGGCGGCCACGCCGGTGGTGAGGCTCGCGGCGACGTTGGCGAACGCCTGCCGGTAGCGGCCGTCCTCCGCCAGCCGGATCGTCTCGTAGCTGAACGTGCTGTAGGTCGTGAGGCCGCCGCACAGGCCGGTGCCGAGCAGCGCGACCAGGTCCGGTGACGCGCCTGCGACGCAGCCCAGCACGAACGAGCCGACGACGTTGACCGCGAGGGTGGCCCAGGGGAACGACCGCGGGAGCACCCGGCTCGCGGCGTGGCGCAGCGACGCGCCGACCGCCGCGCCGACGAAGACCAGCAGCACGGTCACGGCGCCACCCGGCGGGTCGCGGCCATGGCGGCGAACGTCGCGCCCAGCGCCAGGAGCAGCGTCGCGACCAGGTAGGCGAACGCGGTGAGGCCGCCCAGCCGCACGGCGTCCAGCGCGTAGCCGGAGAACGTGGTGAAGCCGCCCAGCACGCCGATCCCGAGGAACGGCCGCGCGAGCGGGTGCAGGCGGGGCACCAGGACCATCAGCACGCCGATCAACGCGCAGCCCACGACGTTGACCAGCAGCGTGCCCCAAGGACCGGGCGCCACCGCGGTGAGGCCGTAGCGCGCCAGGCCGCCGAGGCCGCCGCCCAGCGCGACGGCCGCGACGGTGCGGGCTTCAGTTCGCACGCAGGTGGTCCACCAGGTGGTCGAGCGCGGCCAGGGCGCGGACCACGTCGGCGCGCTCGCCCGGGTCGAGCTTGTCCAGCGCGGAGCCGATGCGCTTCTCGTGCGCGGCCTGCCAGACGGCCAACTGCTCGTGCCCCTGCGGTGTCACGGAGAGCCGGGCCACGCGGCGGTCGCTGGGGTCGCCGCCCCGCTCGACCAAGCCGTTCTCGATGAGCTGGCCGACGAGCCCGCTGACCGTGTTCGGCGCGAGCCGCAACTCGGCGGCGAGGTCGCCCACGCGCATCGGAGGGCGCTCGGCGAGCGTCTGGAGCAGCTCGACCTGCGCCATCGGCAGGGAGTCCCACGGCCATTCCGACCGGATGCTCGTGCGCAGCGCCCGGCGGAGCCTCGTGACCACGTCGGTGAGCGAGCGTGCCTCGTCTGACATGCGGGAAGGGTACTGGGTCGCACCATGTCGGACACCGATCCGGTCCGGGTGCGAACGACCGTCCGCCACGGCCGCTCGCCGGCGGATCGGCCTGGTCGCCCCGGGCGTTCCACCTGCGGTGGAACACCTCGACCGGCCATCGCGACGGCGTGGCCGGGTGCCGCGCGAGGCCGGTTCGACGCGAGCCGCGTCACACTCCACCCGCCCGCATGGCGAGACGATCCCGCCGCACCACCCGCGCGGCCGGGCCCACTGTCCACAGTGGCCTCGAAAGGGCCGCGGCCCGGCCACCCGCGACAGGGACCGAGAGTGGCATCCGACCCACTCAGAGTGATCACCGGACTGATCGTTTGTACGCCGATCGGGGACAAGCACCCCCGTCCCCTGCCCCCTCGTCCCGCCGGATCAGTAACCTCGCCCCAGTGGGGCGAAGGGCTCGCAGGGGCACACACACGGGTGAGGAATCGGTGGCGGAACGGCTGAGCTGGGTCCCCGACGAGGTCGACACCGGACTGCCCAGCGCCGCGCGGCTCTACGACTACCTGCTCGGCGGCGGGCACAACTTCGCCGCCGACCGGGAGCTCGCGGAGAAGTTCCTCCTCGCCCAGCCCAACGCCCGCACCATCGCCCGCCTCAACCGCGCGTTCCTGCGCCGGGCCGTGCTGCACCTGGTCGACGCGGGCGTGCGGCAGTTCCTCGACCTGGGCTCCGGCATCCCGACCGTCGGCAACGTGCACGAGATCGCGCACCGGGCCGCGCCCGGGTCGCGCGTGGTGTACGTGGACTACGAGGACGTCGCCGTCGCGCACAGCCGGATGCTCCTGGCCGAGGACGACCGGTCCACGATCCTCCAGGAGGACATGACCGACCCGGACGCGGTGCTGGCGGGAGTGCGCGCCACCGGTCTGATCGACTTCGCCGAGCCGATCGGCGTGCTCGCCGTCGGGGTGTTCCACTTCGTGCCGCCCGACCGCGACCCGGCCGGCGTGGTCGCCGCCTACCGCGACGCCGTGCCGCCGGGCAGCTTCCTGGCCCTGTCCCAGTTCACCTCCGACCTGCAACCCGAGGAGATGTCCGGGGTCGTGGCCGTGATGCGGGACAGCGCGAACCCGATGTACCCCCGCACCCACGCCGAGATCAGCGCTTTGTTCGAGGGTCTCGACCTGGTCGAGCCCGGCGTGGTGCCGCTGCCGCTGTGGCGGCCGGAGGAAGGCGCCCTCGAAGAGGACTCCGAGCGGGCGGGGATCTTCGCCGGAGTGGGGCGCAAGGCGTGAGCGACGTGTCGCCACCTGCTCGGACCCGGCGGCAGGACATCGCGCGCGAGTGGATGCGGGCGGTGTACGCCACCGCGTACGTGCCGATGTCGCCGATCGAGATCGAGCTGTTCCTGCTCGAGCTCGTGGACGTGATCGCCGACGCGGTGCAGGCCGAGCCGTTCGCCGTCGACGCGGTCGACGGGGTCGGCCGTCGGCTGGTCCAGGCGCACTTCACCGGTCCGGACACCTTGCAGCGCACGGTGGACGTGCTCGGGCACGCGCTGCTGTTCAGCCCCGAGCTGCGGGACGTGCCGCGGTTGGCGGAGAAGGTCGTCGCCATCCTGGGCAGCGTCAGCACCGGCTTCGCCACCGCGATGCGGCTGGACGCGTTCGACCAGCAGGAAGAGGTCAAGCGCGCGCTCATGGCGGCCAAGCTGCGGGCCGAGCGCGTGCTCAAGGTGAGCGAGGCCAGGTTCCGCGAGGTGTTCGACTCCTCCGCGTTCGGCATCGTGATCACCGACCTGGACGGCCGGTGCGTCGAGGTGAACGAGGCCCTGGCCGAGATGATCGGCCGCGACCGCGGCGAGCTCACCGGCCGGCGGCTGGTCGAGCTGTTCGACCCGGCGGACGCCGAAGGGCTGGCGACGACGTACCGGGCGGTGGGCGCGGGCCGGGTGGCGCGCGTCCGCGAGCAGCGGCGGTTGCTGCGCGAGGACGGCGAGCCGGTGTGGGCGCACCTGGCGGTGTCGTTGCTGCGCGACGCGGACGGCGAGCCCGCGTACCACGTGACCATGGTCGAGGACGTCAGCGAACTGCACCTGCTGCAGAAGAACCTGGACTTCCAGCTGCTGCACGACTCGCTCACCGGCCTGTCCAACCGGCAGCGCTTCGCCACCCGGCTGGAGGCCCTGCACGGCACGTCACGCGCCGGCATCACGCTCTACCACCTCGGCCTCGACGCGTTCTCGCTGGTGAACAACGGCCTCGGGCACGCGGTCGGCGACCGGCTGCTCACCGAGGTCGGCCACCGGCTCGAAGCCGTGGTGGCGGACGAGGTCGCGCTGGTCGCCCGGATGGGCGGCGACGAGTTCGCCATCGTGGTGGACAACGCGCCGGGGACGCCGACCGTGCCCGCCATGGTCGACCGGATCAACGAGGCGTTGCAGCGGCCGATGGACACCGGCGTGGCCGTGTCCGCGTCCATCGGCGTGGTCGACCGGCCGCCCGCCGGGTGGGACGTCGCGGAGATCCTGCGCGCGGGCGGCGCGACCCTGCGCCGGGCCAAGGCGGTCGGCAAGCGGCAGTGGCTGACCTACGACCGGCACGCCGACCAGGCGCTGCGGGAGCGGCAGGCGCGGGCCGCGCGGATGCCCGGCGCGCTGGCCGAACGGGAGCTGGAGGTCGAGTACCAGCCCGTGGTCGGCCTGGCCGACGGGCGGGTGCTCGGCCACGTGGCCCGGCTGCGGTGGGACGACGCCGGGCACGACGAGTGCGTGGCGCTGGCCGAGGAGACCGGGCTGTCCCTGGCGCTGGGCCAGTGGGCGCTGCGCGAGGCGGCGGCCGACGCGAACGGACCGGAGTCGTTCGGCGCGTTGTTCTTCGAGCTGTCGCCGATGCAGTCGCGCGACGAGGACCTCGTCCGCACGGTGATGGGGACGTTGGCCGAGACCGGGCTGCCCGCGTCCCGGCTGCGGATCTTCCTGGACACCCGCTCGATGCTCGAAGGCGTGGGCGAGGACAACGCGCAGGTGTTGCGGGACAACGGGATCGCCACCGGGCTGACCCGGTTCAACGGCGGGCAGGCCGAGCTGTCGCTGCTGGACGAGCTGCCGGTGGACGCGCTGGTGCTCGACCCGTCGGTGGTGAGCCGGCTCGCCGAGCGGCCCGAGTCGTTCCTGCACACCGCGGTGGAGCGGATGGTGGCGCTGCTCCGCTCGTCCGGGGTGGCGGTGCTGGTGCCGGACCTGTCCACGGAGGACCGGACGCGGTGGTGGACGCGGGTCGAGGCGGACGCCGCGTTCGGCGACCACCTCGCGCCCGCCGTGCCGTCCTACGAGCTGGCCGGTTCCTAGACCTGCTTCACCGCGGCCAGCAGCTTGGTCAGCGACTCCTTGGCGTCGCCGAACAGCATGGTGGTCTTCGGGTTGTAGAGCAGGCTGTTGTCCACGCCCGCGAAGCCCGGCCGCATCGAGCGCTTCATGAACACCACGGCCTTGGCCCGGTCCACGTCGAAGATCGGCATGCCGTAGATCGGGCTGCTCGGCTCGTCCCGCGCGCCCGGGTTGACCACGTCGTTCGCGCCGACCACCAGCACCACGTCGACGCTGCCGATGCCGGGGTTGACGTCGTCGAGCTCCTTGAGGTGCTCGTACGGCACGTCCGCTTCGGCGAGCAGCACGTTCATGTGGCCCGGCATCCGGCCCGCGACGGGGTGGATGCCGTAGTGGACGGTGATGCCGCGCTGCTCCAGCACCTGAGCCAGTTCCCGTGCCGCGTGCTGGCCCTGCGCCACGGCGAGGCCGTAGCCGGGTACCACCAGCACGGAGTGGGCGTAGCCGAGCAGGATCGCCACGTCCTCGACGGTGCCGGAGCGGACGGTGCGCTGCTCCTCGGTGGCCGCGGTCGCCGTGGTCGTCTGGAACGCGCCGAACAGGATGTTGGTCAGCGGCCGACCCATGGCCTGGGCCATCAGCCGGGTCAGGATCGTGCCGGACGCGCCGACGAGCGTGCCGGAGACGATCAGCAGGGTGTTGGCCAGCACGTAGCCGGACGCGGCGACGGCCAGGCCGGTGAACGCGTTGAGCAGCGAGATCGCGATCGGCACGTCCGCGCCGCCCACCGGCAGCACGAACAGCACGCCCAGCGCGAGACCCGCCAGCGCCAGCAGCACCAGCAGCGCGCTGTTCCCGGTCAGCACGACCGACAGCGCGAGCAGCGCGCTCACCGCGGCCACGCCGATGCCGAGGAACTGGCCCGCGGGCAGCAGCACGGGCCGGGTGGTCATGACCTCCTGGAGCTTGAGGAACGTGACCACGCTGCCGGAGAAGCTGACCGAGCCGATCAGCACGGTGAGCACGGTGGCGACCTGGAACAGCACCGAGCCGTGCGGCACGGCCAGGAACTCGGTCAACGCCACCAGCGCCGCCGCCGCGCCGCCCACGCCGTTGAACAGCGCCACCATCTGCGGGATCGCGGTCATCTTCACCGACCGCGCGGCCGGGATGCCCACGGCCACCCCCGCGACCACGGCCACCAGGATCAGCGGGCCGTTGTGCACGGCGCCGTCGACGTAGGCGGTGACCACGGCCAGCGCCATGCCCGCCGCGCCCAGCAGGTTGCCCGCGCGGGCGTACTTCGGCGTGCTCAGGCCCTTGAGCGCCAGCACGAAGCACAGCGCGGCGACCAGGTACGCGAGCTGGACCCAGGTGGGGCTCACTCCCCCACCTCCTTGTGCCCGTTGGTCGCGCTCTTCACGGGCTTGCCGCCCTTGTGGCCCTTGAACATCTCCAGCATCCGGTCGGTGACCACGAAGCCGCCGACCACGTTCACCGTGGCCAGGAAGACCGCCAGCAGGCCGAGGGTGACCTCCAGCGCGTGCTCGGCGCGGCCGGTGATGAGGATGGCGCCGACCAGGATCACGCCGTGGATCGCGTTCGCGCCGGACATCAGCGGCGTGTGCAGGATCGTGGACACCTTCGACACGACCTCGAAGCCGACGAACACGGCCAGCACGAAGATCGTCAACAGGTCGATCACGGCAGCTCCCTCCTCAGCTCGCCCGCGTGCGTGAGGCAGCAGCCGGACAGCACCTCGTCGGTGAGGTCGGGGACCACCTGACCGTCCTCCGTCATCATCATCAGGAGGTTGGCCACGTTGCGCGCGTAGAGCCTGCTGGCGTGCACGGGCATGCTGCTGGGCATGTTCTTCGCGCCGTAGACCAGCACCTCGCCGACCCAGGTCTCCTCGCCGGGGCTGCTCGCGGTGACGTTGCCGCCGGACTCGGCGGCCAGGTCGACCACCACCGAGCCCGGCGCCATCGCCTTGAGCATGTCGTTGGTGACCAGCACGGGCGCCTTGCGGCCCGGGATGGCGGCGGTCGAGATCACCACGTCGGAGGCGGCGACCCGGTCCGCGATCAGCTCGCGCTGGCGTTCCAGGAACGTCTCCGACTGCGCTTCGGCGTACACGCCCCGCTGGGTTTCGAGGTCCAGTTCGAGGAACCGCGCGCCGAGGCTCCTCACCTCTTCCTTGGCCGCGGCGCGCACGTCGTAGGCCTCGACCACGGCGCCGAGGCGTCGGGCTGTGGCGATGGCCTGGAGGCCGGCCACGCCCGCACCGAGGAC is a window from the Saccharothrix saharensis genome containing:
- a CDS encoding HelD family protein, with the translated sequence MSSPSDDLRLAETESEQEYVSMLYGRLDDLREQSSKRLAGALRQTGGTHQMRSERDTSVAMYSDQLAQYSAVENGLCFGRLDFHTDERFYIGRIGLFDEDKEYEPLLMDWRAPAARPFYLATAAAPDGVRRRRHLRTKQRKVVGFDDELLDINSVDPNRPSEGLTGEATLLAAVNASRTGQMGDIVATIQAEQDKIIRTELNGVVVVQGGPGTGKTAVALHRAAYLLYTHRRQLAKRGVLVVGPNATFLRYIGQVLPSLGETGVLLSTVGELFPGLTAVGREPAEVAALKGRIAMADVVAHAIRDRQEAPSLVEVPFEQDVLRLDRRAISDARGRARRTRRPHNEARRAFQREIISTLASQAVSRLGRHLLDQADVDDIRRELREDPAVQAAIEKLWPTLTPQRLLEDLFASPKLIAKAAPKFTPAERELLVRPRGAEWTPADVPLLDEAAELLGEDDTEAKARAERQRRQAIDYAQGVLDILDLEDDADPDILMATDLVDAYRLAERHGAERYETAAERAAADRTWTFGHVIVDEAQELSPMAWRTLMRRCPSKSMTVVGDIAQTGDIAGASSWHEVLSPYVMDRWKLTELTVNYRTPSEIMAVAADVLASVDPDLVPPTSVRDSGFRPWSLRVPSVAEALPSLAGKEVAAIGDGKLAVIVPAASVASLRSTVPGASDDLDAQVVVLGVTDAKGLEFDSVLVVDPAGILAESPRGASDLYVALTRATQRLGVVHTGDLPEVLARLATV
- a CDS encoding SAM-dependent methyltransferase → MAERLSWVPDEVDTGLPSAARLYDYLLGGGHNFAADRELAEKFLLAQPNARTIARLNRAFLRRAVLHLVDAGVRQFLDLGSGIPTVGNVHEIAHRAAPGSRVVYVDYEDVAVAHSRMLLAEDDRSTILQEDMTDPDAVLAGVRATGLIDFAEPIGVLAVGVFHFVPPDRDPAGVVAAYRDAVPPGSFLALSQFTSDLQPEEMSGVVAVMRDSANPMYPRTHAEISALFEGLDLVEPGVVPLPLWRPEEGALEEDSERAGIFAGVGRKA
- a CDS encoding NACHT domain-containing protein codes for the protein MTGIEAAAGRTAATAGSKLFGAARRHWGAKKTRDDSRTLTARRVADDFLASLDGPQAESLLRYLRSPDFEEVALQLTLWRLLRDREAEKIEPTLREEIRLGLRHAADLRPEQLTIGADVVLGSLLVAVQEETRGLRAGDVDTTTAAGVAHLVAAAASNTQLLGRTGSLAGFHQFGELLRSQVAQEHAVIRMPHLGLHRSVPYSELYVQPSLQGLSDLTSPGRRSVILGDPGAGKSTLAAKLARDIAIGDDGRVPLMLVLRNFTASFREGGRGLAWYLAKSCQEPYNVTPPEDAIEYLLGNGRAVVILDGVDELVEPELRERFARLVESFTRLYPLVPVVVTARKIGYTDAPLDSGLFSTGTIKRFDDDQVRRYARNWFALSETVAERERPAMADAFFRESESVGELRANPLLLALLCNMYAHEHYIPNNLAQVYEKCAVMLFEQWDRRRGLTSMPRFQGRLRSAVGYLAWQQFTAESSGVGWPRGQVVRMLTTFLEHKEYRPDEAEEEAERFVDFCSGRPWVLTDIGGGATEARYGFAHRTFMEYFAAEHLVRTHPTPEELWSVLAPEVVAGQWEVVAQIALQLLDQHRDDGASEVLRLVVQNGDTTLLDFAARTLGYLVPTPGVLRSLVEALVRAATSMPVESLFLTWHGETRPGHDTPLLGAAYHCLPANEAVVHDTITAVLRELASQGNQAADVLWYRLGLAAVPMAEWPFTSDDEDAEPLHHDLGRALSEFGPKVAYMRPAEVPPLVETELDKWCSVDPQLFIDADLPWISDKWWWFDMPQDPGPADDPDPEEDLAEEVDQLFRFLDLWGPHGAELLLQLPDLETYEQRPGLFHVGDVPQLMFDLVHGRKHHLARRDALRTLEEMGVPEEVRDFLDRWMRREFNVIG
- a CDS encoding SGNH/GDSL hydrolase family protein translates to MRRLLPALLAVLSITWATGAATAEPDFEYVALGDSSAAGPLIPQQDVEDPGCLRSTRNWPAALAGRIGARLTDMTCSGAVTENLAEPQDTIRGTHEPQADALSPSTDLVTLTIGGNDVGFVELARGCVNLLPAPAGTSCRDELTANGRDELAERIDAYAAEFDAALDLISARAPEARIVVVGYGTYIRPGGCYPDQPIWGRDADYLQGGLYRLNEVFARAADEHGVEFVDIAPPSAGHDACAPARDRWFEGVAATGPVAPLHPNADGMVAIGRIVADRL
- the crcB gene encoding fluoride efflux transporter CrcB, with the protein product MTVLLVFVGAAVGASLRHAASRVLPRSFPWATLAVNVVGSFVLGCVAGASPDLVALLGTGLCGGLTTYSTFSYETIRLAEDGRYRQAFANVAASLTTGVAAAALGYALTR
- a CDS encoding MarR family winged helix-turn-helix transcriptional regulator — protein: MSDEARSLTDVVTRLRRALRTSIRSEWPWDSLPMAQVELLQTLAERPPMRVGDLAAELRLAPNTVSGLVGQLIENGLVERGGDPSDRRVARLSVTPQGHEQLAVWQAAHEKRIGSALDKLDPGERADVVRALAALDHLVDHLRAN
- a CDS encoding fluoride efflux transporter FluC, translated to MRTEARTVAAVALGGGLGGLARYGLTAVAPGPWGTLLVNVVGCALIGVLMVLVPRLHPLARPFLGIGVLGGFTTFSGYALDAVRLGGLTAFAYLVATLLLALGATFAAMAATRRVAP